In the genome of Natronomonas salina, the window CGAGTTCGCTGTCGAGGCCGCCGATGTCCTCGTAGGTGACCGAGGGCGTGCCGGCCTCGCCGGGGTGGCTACCGCCGCCGCCCTCGCCGGCGATCTGTTCGGCGGGCTTCTCGCTGACCTGGATCTCGGTGGAGTCCGTGACGACGACCGTCCCGCTGGGGTCGGTGTCGGCGATCTTCAGCGGGATGCGCTGGCCGCTGCGCGAGGAGAGCGGCCCCAACCCCAGTGAGAAGGGGACGTTCTGGCCCTTCGTGACGGCCTGCCCGCTGAGCTTGTCGCGGATGTGCGGGCCGATGTTCCCCCGGATGCGGAGGTTCTGCGGGAGCGCCACCGTGACCTGCTTGGCCGGGTTGACGTCGGCGGGTTCGACCTCGACACTGTCGTCGATGCCGACGTCGGCCTCCTGCCGGAGCCGACCGTCGATGCGGATGACGCCCTGGCCCTCGTCCTCCGGATAGCCGGGCCACACGCGGGCGACCGCGCGGGAGTCGCCGCTGTCGATGACGATGTAGTCGCCGTTCTCGAGGTCGAGTTCGTCCATAGCCGACCGGTCTATGGCCGCCAGCCCCCGACCCGCGTCCTTCTGCTTGAGAGGTTTGACCGTCAGCTTCATCTTATCGCTCCACCTCGACAGTGACGATTCCGTTGTTCATAATACCACGGGACGCCGTGGCAGGGACGTCGAACTCGTACTGCTCGTCGCCGACGACGACGATGGCGGTGCCGTCGACGAGGTCGACGGTGCCCTCGGCGTGGCCGAAGTCCGCGACGAAGAGCGCCTCGTCGTCGTACTCGTAGCGGCGCACCAGGGCGTCCGAGTCGCCTCGAACCGACTGCGTGTATTCTGTCATGCTAACTCTGAGTTAGTTCTCTTAGTATATATACTTTGCTACGGTAATCGCCGTACGGTATAGTATCAGTGGAGAGTAGTAGAATTGCGGTTCACACCGACCGCCGCCTGCCGACGAACCGGAGGGACCCGATCAGGCCAGGTCGGCGAGTCGCTGGATTCGCTTCTCCATCGGCGGGTGGGTGGCGAAAATGGCCGAGAGCAGGCCCCGTTTGCCACCGAAGATGCACATGGCGGCGGTCGACCCTTCGACGTCGGCGGCCTCCCGGTGAGAGCCGACCTCGGCGATGAGCGAGAGCGCGCTCGCCAGCGCCTCCGGGTCCCCGGTGTACTCGGCGGCGTCCTCGTCGGCGACGTACTCGCGGTACCGGGAGATGGCCAGGACGAACACCATCACGAGCATCTGGGTGACGATGCTGGCGAGGTAGGCGACGACGAACCCGACCAGCGGGATGTCGTCGGTCACCAGCCGGACGACGAAGAAGACGGTCAGCGCGACGATGGAGGCCACCGACTGCCCGAGCAGCATGAGCACGACGTCGCGGTTCTTCACGTGGGCGAGCTCGTGGGCCAGGACGCCCTCCAGTTCGTCCATCGACATGTGCCCTTCGTCGACCATCGCGAGCATCGTCTCCGAGAGGACGACCGTGCCCGCGCCGCGCCGCCCGATCGCGAAGGCGTTCGGCACGCCCATGCGGCCGACCTTCAGCGCCGGCTTCTCGATCCCCATCGCCGCCGAGAGCTCCTCGACGCGCTCGTGGATCTCGGGGCGCTCCTCCCTCGAGAGGGACTCCGCCCCGACGCTCCGGAGGGCCAGCTTCTTCCCGACGACGTACTGCACGCCGACGAACAGCACGCTCCCGGCCACCACGACCGGGATACCGACCAGCGGCGCGAACAGCGAGGCCACGAGGGCGTAGAATCCGAACAGGATCCCCATCGCCACCACCATCCGCACTTTGAGACCAGTATGTCTCATGACCGCGGGTTCCAGAGGCTGTACAAAAATCTTTAGGAGGATTTCGGGCGGAAAAACGTCCTCCGGTCCGTCTTCTGGCGATACGAGTCCGGACGGAGGACTGGGAATCGCCTCCCCTCGGTCGTCGCGTTTATCGCCCGAACGTTCCAGGAGTGGGTATGGAGACGGTCACGCACTACGGGCGGACGACGGCGTACCGGGCGACCGACTTCGGCGACGGGCCGACGGTCTGCTACGTCCACGGCGCCGGCGGCAGCCACGACGTCTGGGTCGAACAGTACGGCGACCGCGAGGGGCCGCCGGCGGTCGCCCTCGACCTCTCGGGGCACGGCGACAGCGACGACGTGGACGCCGAAGCGGGTGCAGCGACTCTGGACGCCTACGCGGACGACGTCGTCGCGGTCTGCGAGGCGACGGGCGCGTCGGTCCTCTGCGGCAACTCGATGGGCGGGGCCGTCTCGCTGTGGGTCGCCCTCGAGCGGGACCTCGACGTCGAGGCGCTGGTCCTCGCCGACACCGGCGCGAAGCTCGGCGTCGAGGACGGGTTCCTCGAGTCGCTCGACCGGAACTTCGAGAGCGCCGTCGCGTCGCTGCAGGTCCCCGACACGCTGTTCCACGAGCCCGACGACGACCTCGTCGAGGTGTCGAAGCGGGGGCTCCTGGAGACCGGCCGCTCCGTCACGCTGCGGGACTTCCGGACCTGCAACGCCTTCGACGTCCGCGAGCGACTCGGCGAGATCGACGCGCCTGCGCTGGCGCTCTGCGGCGAGCACGACCCGATGACGCCGCCGAGGTTCCACGAGTACCTGGCGGCGGAACTCCCGGACTGCGAGTACGTGGAGATCGACGACGCCGCGCACATGCCGATGCTGGAGCGACCCGACGTCTTCAACGACGCCGTCCGGTCGTTCCTACTCTAGCCGCTCGGCCGCGTCCTTCTCGACGAGCACGTCGGCGTTCGGCTCCGGCAGCGTGACGACGTCCTCCGGCCCGAGGTCGTAGTCGCGGTCGTCGGCGCCCACGACCTCTCCCACGTCGGCGGTGATGCGTACCGTGGTCCGCGGGATGCCCGGGATATCCCGGTCGCTGGAGGTCGAGTCCCGCTGCCGGCCAGCGTCCGACTCCGTCGAACCAGTCGACTTCGACGGGTCGGTTCCATGGGACGGGCCATTGGACTCCGGCGACGTGGGCCCCGGGTCGTTTCTCTCCGGCGCATCGTCGTTCGACACTGTTCCGCCCGGCGGCCCCGCCTCCGGGGGCACCTCGGTCGTCGACCCTCCCTCGTCCGCGGCCAGCGGGTCGTCGCTCGGAACGTCCGGCGCCGAATCGGTGGGCGCTGCGGGGTCGTCGTCGGACGCCGAGTCCTCGTCGGGACCGCTACCCATCAGGTCGGCCGCGCTGACCCCGTCGGCGTCGTCGGCCGAAGCTGGGTCCGTTCCGGGGTCGGTCGTCTCGTCGGCGGGTGGGGCCTGCTCCGATGCCGGGGACGAAGCGGTATCGCCTGGGGTGTCCATCCCGGTGTCTACGGAGCCGGAGAGGTCCGGGGTCTCGCCGTCGAGCACCGAGAGGACGGTGTCGCGGTTCCGCTCGATGCGGGCGACGAGGTCCTCGAAGAGTGTCTCCTCCTCCTCGGTCAGGCCGTCGTCGTCGACTGGCATGCCCGCGGCGGCGATGGAGGCCTTCTTGACGACCTTGCCGACCCGCCGCTCGTAGATCGCCTCGACGGTCTTCTCGGCCGTCTCGATGTCGTCGCTGAGCTGTCGGACCTCGGAGGAGGAGAAGGGGTCGTCGGCCCGCTCGACGAGCGCGTCGCGCTCCTCGGAGAGCGACTGGATGTACTCGCCGACCTCCCGGTAGAACGACGAACGCAGGTGCTGCAGGTCGCTCGACTGCCGTTCCCGCGCCTGCACGGATTGTAGTTCGTCGAGGTTCATTCTCCTGCCTTGGTCGCGTGCCCGCGGGCCATCGCGAAGACGCCCGCGTACTCTGGTACGGACTCGACTCCCTCCGTCAGCCTAAAGCTTTCCCCCCCGAGTTCGACGGTCGTCTCCTCGCGAACGTAGACCGCGATGTCGTTGTTCCGGAACGTCTCCGGGACGGCGTCGACGAGGGGGTCGAAGTCGTCGACTGCGGCCCGGTCGATGTGCTGGACCGCCAGGCCGGTGCCGCCGTGGAGGCTCCCCGGCAGCCGGATGAGGCGGTTGATGTCGGTCGTCACCGGCTCGTCGATGGGGGCCGTCTCGTCGTCGAGGACCTCCGCGAAGAGGTGCCGGGCGATGCTGTACACCGCGGGGTGGACGTCGACGTTCCCGCGGTCCAGTTCCCGGCGGTTGTTCCGGGCGGCGTTCAGCGCCGCCGTCGCCTTCCCCTCGCCGATGCCGTCGAACTCCCGGAGCCGCTCTACCGCCTCCGACTCGTCGACGGCGAGCAGTTCCTCGACGAAGGCATCCAGGCGCTCGCGGGTCCGCCCCGCCCAGCCGCCGTCCGGCAGCGTCCGCTTCTGCGCCGGCGAGGAGCGGCCCGCGCTGCCCGCCACCGCCTCGGTGGCGACGATGTCCTCGAACTCGAGGTCCTGTCCGAGGAGGTAGTCGACGATCTCGCGGCGGGCCGTCCGGCTCAACCCCTGGACGCCCGGGTCGCGGACGTGGACGTGGTACCCCCGGCCGCCCGAGAAGACCACGGTCATGTCGTCGAAGTCGAAGTCCGACTCCAGGAGGTCGAGCAGGCGCAACAGCGCGCCCTTGCACTCCCGGAGCATCTCGGCGTAGCTGTCCGCCTCGGGGTCGACGCCCGGCAGGTGGTCGGCGTCGAGGTCGAAGACCAGGTCGGAGCCGCGCCACCCCTTCTGACCCATGGTCCCGGCGCCGGGGTCGTCGTACCGACCCGCCGAGAAGTAGACGTGGCGCGGACGTTCGCCGGCCAGGAAGTCGCCGAGGTCGCCGCCGCCGACGAGGTCCAGGTACGAGTGGTGTCTGACCATCGTCGTCCCCCCGGAACTCCAGGTGATGTACCCCCACTCCCGTTCGTTGGCCGCGGGCGGCGGCGACGGCGCCGTCCGGCGGTAGTGGTCGCCGAACCGCCCCTTCAGGTACTCGCGCGTGCGGCCGTCCATGCCACCGGCTTCGCCCCAGGCGTGAAAAAACGTTGCCTAGTTCCCCGGCATGAACTTCGAGAGCCTCGAGGCGAGGCCGCCGTCGCCGAGCCGGAGGTAGTAGGCGTCGCCGTTGTCCTCGTAGTAGTTGTCGACGCGGCGCTCGACCTCGAAGCCGAGGTGCTCGTAGAAGGACAGCGCGTCGTCGTTCGTCGCCCGCGCGTGGCAGGTCACCGAGCTGTGGTCGTCGGCGACCATGGCCACGAGGCGCTTGCCGAGGCCCTCGCCGCGGTAGTCGGGGGCGACGGCGAGAAAGAGGATGTAGCCGTCCCGCCTCGTGGCGGCGAACCCGACGAGCGACTCCTCGTCGAACCCCGGCTCGAAGAGGGCGTAGACCCGCGACCGGCGGTAGGCGTCCGTGAAGAAGCCCCGGCGCTGCTTGAGCACACCCTCCGAGCGGCGGATCTGCTCCTTCAGTTCCCAGGCCTGCCCGACGAACTCGTCGTCGCCGGTCCCTATCTCCCGGGAGTCGATAGTGACACTCACTGCCGCGGACTAGGACTGCGTCGAATATAACTCCACCGCCCAGCGTCCGCGACGACCGCCTCACCCCGCAAGGCTTTCGGCCCGTCGGCGAGTGCGTTCGTCCGATGCCGTCTGCCCCGGCCGACCTGGAGGCCGCCGAGGAACTCGTCGCCGACCGGCCGGACCCCAAGGAGGTGGTCTGGCGCTCGCTCGTCAAGGGCGTCGCCATCCTCCTCCCGCTGGTGGTCACCCTGTTCGTCGTCTCCTTCGTCCTGGGGTTCGTCTTCGAACAGCTCGCGCCCCTCGTCGGCGCCGTCGTCGGCACGGGCGTCACGGACAGCGAGGCGCTCGTGACCGCCATCACCCTCGCGCTCTTCCTGGGCATCGTCCTCGCCATCGGCTTCGCCGCGGAGTTCACGCCCGGCGACCACCACCTCAACGACCAGTTCGACGAGTTCATGGCCTCCATCCCGGGGATCGGCTCGGTGTACACGAGCTTCAACGAGATGACGGAGCTGCTGCTGGACTCCGACACCGACAGCTTCCAGGACGTGAAGCTGGTCGAGTACCCGGGCGAGGACTCCTACGTCGTCGCCTTCAAGACCGCGGAGACGCCCGAGGTCATCGCCCGCGACACCGGGAACGACGACATGATCACCCTCTTCATGCCGATGGCGCCGAACCCGGTCATGGGCGGGTTCGTCATCCACGTCTCCCGCGAGCGGGTCGTCGACGTCGACCTCACCGTCGAGGAGGGGATCCGCTCGATCGTCACCAGCGGCGTCGCCATCGGCCACGACGAGGAGACGATGACCGACGTCAGCGAGGACCGACTGCGGAACCTCGGCAACCTCGACGACCACGCCACGGTCGCCCGCGTCGACGGGACGCCCGCCCCGAACCCGGGCGCGGAGCCGACCGACGAGCGGGAGGCGGACGCGGAGACGGAGTCGGAATCGGGTACCGCACCAGACGACGGACGCGACGGCGGGCGACGATGAGCTTCGTCCTCCGGGAGCACACCGCCGACGTCGCCGTCGAGGCGACCGCCGACACCCTCGCGGAGACGTTCGCGGCCGTCGCCGAGGGGCTCACGGCCGCCCACTGCGAGGCCGTCCCGCCGGACGTCGGCGAGCGGTTCGAACTGACCGTCACCGCCGAGTCCCGGGAGGCGCTGCTGTTCGACTACCTCGACGAACTGGTCTACGAGCGCGACGTCCGGAGCGTCCTGCCGGCCGACCACGAGGTGGTGATCCGCGGCGACGGAGACGGGGGGACCGTCGAGGCCACGGCTCGGGGCGTCCCGTTCGAGGCCGTCGACGCCCGCGAGATAAAGGCCGTCACGTACTCCGAGATGGAACTGGTCGAGACACGGTCCGGCTGGCGCGCGTACGTCGTCTTCGACGTCTAGTAGACGTCGTCGACCTCGTCCTCGTGGTGGCTGTGCTCGTCGGCGGGGAACTCGCCGCTCTCGACGGCCTCGGCGTAGTCGCCGATGGCCTCGCGCATCTCGCCGCGGACGTCCCCGAACTTCTGCGAGAACGGCGCGGTCCGCTCGGAGAGGCCGATCACCTCGTCGACGACGAGCACCTGGCCGTCGCAGTCCGGGCCGGCGCCGATGCCGATCGTCGGGATATCGAGGGCCTCGGTGACGGACGCGGCGAGGTTGGCCGGCACGTGCTCGAGGACGAGCGAGAAGGCGCCGGCGGCCTCGTGTTCGCGCGCGAGGTCGAGGATGCGCCGTGCGGACTCCTCGTCGGTCCCCTGCCGGAACAGCCCCGTCTCGTTCTCGCGCTGGGGCGTGAGCCCGAGGTGGGCCTGCACCGGGACGCCCAGCCGCGTCAGCCGCCGGGTCAGTTCGACGGTGTGCGGTCCGGACTCCAGTTTGATGGCGTCGGCGTCGGCCTCCTTGAGCATCCGCCCGCAGTTCTCGACGGCCTCGTCCTCGTCGGCGCCGTAGGAGAGGAACGGCATGTCCGCGACGACGAGGGCGTCGTCGGTCGCCCGGGCGACCGCCGCTGTGAGGCTGGCCATCTCGTCGACGGTGACCGGCAGCGTCGAGTCGTAGCCCAGGCGGGTGTTGCCGACGGAGTCGCCGACGAGCACGGCGTCGACGCCCGCCTCGTCGACGAGTTCTGCGGTGGGCGCGTCGTACGCCGTCAGCATCGTGATCGGCTCCTCGCCGGCCTTCTCGCGGATGTCCTTCGCGCGCATGCCACCGAGTGGGTACCGGTCCGGGTTAAACGCTACCACTCCCTGCGCGGGAAACCGTAACCGCTTACAGGCCGACGCACCCACTCCGAGCAATGCCGAAACGCGTCGGGACGACGGACCCCGAGGGCGTCGACTACGGCTGGGTCATGCAGACGACGTTCGTCCTCACCATCGTCGTCGGCGCGCCCGCGGTCGCCCTGCTCTCCCTGCTCGTCGAGCTGGGGTCGTGGTCGGCGCGGGCGAACTTCGCGATCAGGGTCGGCGCTGTCGTCTGGCTCTGCATCGGCATCCCCGTCTACGCGTACGCGCGGAGCCACTCGGAGACGTCGACGTAGCCGGTGCCGGCCCGCTCTGCGGTCACGCGGTCGCGGTCGGAATCCCCGACGAACAGCGTCTCCGCCGGGTCGCCCTCCAGGCGCCGGACCGTCTCGAGCAGCGGCTGGGGGTCGGGTTTCTCCGTCGCGACGGTGTCCCGGCCGACGACGGCGTCGATGCCCCCGATGTCGTGGACGTCGAGGGCGATGCGGCAGGCGTCCTCGCAGTTCAGCGAACAGACGCCCGTCGAGCGGTCGGGGACGGTGTCGGCGGCGGGCAACCGCTCCGAGTCCCGGGCGCCGGCGCGCTCGAACTCCGAGATGACGCGCTCGACCGGCTCGCGGAACCCCGCTTCGTCGGCGGTCCGCAGCATCCCCCAGAGGTCCTCCGGGGGCGCGACGCCGCGCTCGCGGAGCGTCTCGGCGACGTCCCTCGCGACGGCGTCCCAGTCGACGACGAGCCTGACGAGCGTGCCGTCGAGGTCGAAGACGAGGGTCTCGTGGTCGCCGGTCATCGCTCCAGGACGTCCTCCACGGCGTCGACGAGGTCCGTCACGGGCGCGCCGGGGGCGACCGACAGGAACACGCCCTGCTTCTCGGCGACGATCCGGACCGCGACGAAGGCGTCCATGTAGGTGACGAACGCACGGATGCTGCCCGGCTCGCGGAACAGCTCCCGGAACAGCTCCATCTCGGTGAAGTCGAGGTGGACGTAGGAGTGTATCTGGCCGAAGTGTTCCTCGCGAGCCGCTTCGTCGTCGTAGGTCGCCTGGATGCGGTCGTCGACGTACACCGTCTCGAAGTCGGTGTCGTCGTAGACGACGCAGGAGAACACCGACCGCTCGCCCGCGGCTCCCTGGGCCGCCTCGAGGACCGCCTCCGCGTCGAAGTCGACGACGTCTCCTTCCCCGTCGGACATACCCCGAACGTCCGGTCGGCGGTAGCTTAAGACTGTGGGCGGTTCAGTCCAGCAACTCGCGGGCGACGACCTTCTTCTGGATCTGGGTCGTCCCCTCGTAGATGGTCGTGATCTTCGCGTCGCGGTAGAGCCGCTCGACGGGGAAGTCGGTGGTGTAGCCGTAGCCGCCGTGGATCTGGACGGCCTCGTTGGTGACGTCCATCGCCGCCTCGCTGGCGAAGTACTTCGCGGTGCTGGCGGCCAGCGCCGGCGGCCGGCCGTCGTCCAGCTGGCGGGCCGCGTCGTAGGTCAACAGCCGACCGGCCTGCGTCCGGGCGTGCATCTCCGCGAGCTTGTGCCGGACGCTCTGGATGTCGGCGATGGGGCCGTCGAACTGCTCGCGCTCCTGGGCGTACTCGAGGGCGAGGTCGAGTGCCGACTGGGCCAGCCCGACGGCTTGGGCGGCGATAGCGACCCGGCCGCCGGTGAGGATCGAGAACGCGGCGGCGAGGCCCTCGCCGACCGGCGTCAGGCGGTTCTCCTCGGGGATGCGGACGTCGTCGAAGGTCAGCGTCGTCGTGTCGCTGGCGCGGAGGCCCAGCTTCTCCTCCTTCTTGCCGACCTCGAGGCCGTCGACGTCCTTCGGGACGACGAACTGCGTGACGGTGCCGGGGGCGTCGGCGTCGGTCTTCGCGAAGAGGACGACGACGCCCGAGCGCTCGCCGTTCGTGATCCACTGCTTCGTCCCGTCGATGACGTACTCGTCGCCGTCCTTCCGGGCCTCCGTGGACATCTCCGCCGGGTTCGAGCCGGCGTGGGGCTCCGAGAGCGCGAACGCGCCGACGGGTCGGCCCTCGACCATCTCCGGCAGCCACCGCTCTTTCTGCTCCTCGCTGCCGAACTCCGCGATGCAGGAGGTGGCGAGACAGTGGACGGACAGGGCCGTCGCGACGGCCAGTTGGCCGTAGGCGACCTCCTCGTTGACGAGCGCGTACGTCAGGCCGTCGACCTCGAGGCCGCCGTACTCCTCTGGGACGGTCATCGCGGTCAGCTCCTGCTCGGCGAGGTCGTCCCAGACCCCCTCGGGGAACGACTCCTCCTCGTCGGCCGCCCGCGCGGTCGGACGGATCTCCTCGACGGCGAACTCCCGGACGGACTCCCGGATGGCCGCCTGTTCCGGCGTCAGGTCCATGCCCTCCCCACGCGCCCGACCGGCAAAAATCGTCCCCTGCGAGGGCGGTCAGTCCGTCCGGAGGAAGGCAACCACGTCGTCGCCGGAGCCGGACAGGCCGCCGGCCTGGGCGACCGACGCCGAGCCGCCGCCACCGCCCCCGAACTCCTCTGTCACCTCGTCGACCACATCGTTGGCGTCGAGTCCGTCGTCCGCACCCACGGCGATCTGGCCGTCTGGGGTCGCGAGGACCAGCACGTCCACGCCATCGGGTCGCTCCTCGACCCGCTCGGCCAGCGAGTTCACGTCGGCGCTGATCACGCCCGTTGCCCAGGTCGTCCCGTCGCGCTCGAAGGCGTCGGCGGCGAACTCGTCGACGCGGCTCGAGAGGAGCTCCGCCTCCAGCGCGTCGCGTTCCTCCACCAGGGCGTCGCGCTTCCCGCGGAGTCCCTCGACGGCCCCGGGCAGCGACCCGACGTTCGTATCCAGGCTCTCCGCCGCCTCGAGGGCCGCCGCCTTCTCGGTTGCACGGCGGTCGATGGCCGCCGGTCCGACGGCGAACTCGATCCGGGTCAGCCCCTCGCCGGGGTTCGACCGCCCGAGTATCGTCACGGGGCCGATCTCGGCGGTCCGCCGGACGTGCGTGCCGCCGCAGGCCGCCGCGTCCCAGCCGTCTATCTCGACGACGCGGACGGTGTCGCCGGCGATGCCCTCCTCGGTCTTCGCGTTGAACGCGACGTCCTCGCGGCCGAGGGCCTCGTCGCGGGGGAGCCGCTCCCACGACACCTCGCGGGACTCCCAGACGCAGCGGTTCACCAGCCGCTCGAGTTCGACCAGCGTCCCGTCGTCGATCGGCGTCGGCGTCGTGAGGTCGACGCGGACCTTCTCCGATGTGATGCCGAAGCCGCCGTAGCCGAGGTCCTCGAACAGGCGCCGGCCGGCGCCGAACAGCGCGTGGCTGGCGGTGTGGGCGCGCCTGCAGTACCGCCGGAACTCGGGGTCGATCGCTCCCTCGACCGTCTCGCCGGCTTCGATCGCCCCGTCGACGACGTGGACGACGCCCTCGTCGGTCGTCTGGACGTCGAGGACCTCGAGTCCGCCGAGCGTGCCGCGGTCGGCCGGCTGGCCGCCGCCCTCCGGGTAGAAGTACGTCTCCGAGAGGACGACCTCCCTGCCGCCGTCCTCGACGGTCGCCTCGAAGGCGAGCGTCTCGGGGTCGTCCGGAGCCTTCGATCGAGCCATGGCTACCGGCAGGCGCCTCGGCACCAAAAACGGGTCGGAAGCGGCGGGCTACTCGTCGACGAGTTCGACGCCGAGTCGCTCCTCGAGGGCCTCGACGACCGACCCGCCGACGCCCGCGCGGGCCGCGCGGCCCTGCTCGACGGCGACGACGTCGTCCTCGTCGACGTCCAGTTCCTCGGCCAGCTCCTCGGTCTGGAGGCCGGCGTCCTGGCGGGCTTCCTCCACCCTGTCGCCGTAGCCGCGGACGAGGTACGGCAGCGGGTCGTCCTCGTAGTCGGTCCCCTCCTCGAAGTCCGTGTCGGCCTTCCGGGCGTCGTCGAGCTTTGCGACGTTCTGTGCGGCCTTCTTCCGCCGGTTGGGCTCGTCGCGGTCCCGGTTCCGCTCCGAGCCGCCACCGCCCGAGTCGGCCTCGCCGTGCTTGGCGCACTCCTTGCAGACGTCCAGTTTCGCGCCGGCGACGGTCGCGGACTTGAGGTCGCGGTCCTCGGCGCCGCAGAGCTCGCAAGCGCCGCTGGAGTCGCCCCCGACTCCGCCGGTCGAGTACTTCGCCATACGTCGTATCACTGCAGGTACGTACTTCAACCCCGCGCTCCCGCGGTTCGAGCCGCTGTACTGGACGGAAAGTATATGCCGGTCTCCGCTCGCTGCTTCGCTATGAGTCGATACGCGGCGGACGCGACGCGGACCAGGGCGGCGGCGCTGTTCGTCGGCAGTACGGTCCGGTACCACTGGCGCGACGGGGACGGCCTCGCCACCGTCGTCGAGGCGACCGACGACCGCATCGCGTTCCACGGCCCGGAGTGCGACGGTCGGTTCACCCGCGACCAGATCGACCGCCTCTTCGAGACCGATCGCCTGCAGATAGTCCTCGACGACGAACAGTACGCCGACGCTCCCCGCACCGAGCGATAAGCCGCCGGAGAGTAAACGTCTTGTTCGCGTACGGGAGTGAACGATAGTAATGTATCTCGTCACGTTCCGGCTCGCCCCGGGGGAGTACGACGCGGAGTTTCACGAGTTGAACGACGCGATACAGGCGGCTGCCGAGGACACGGAGGGATATCTGGGCAAGCGGACGTGGCACGCCCCGGAGAGTGAGGAGGTTCTCGTCGTGTACTACTGGGAGTCGCTGGACGCACTGGACTCCTTCGGGGAGGACTCTGACCACGAACGGGCGAAACAACGGTGGACAGAGTGGTACGACGCGTACGAAGTCACTATTACAGAAGTTGTCGAGGCATACGGGAGCGGGTTCGGGGACGATGCAGACCCACCTGTATAGGACCATCGGGGCGTCTTCGATTGGTGCGATATGTGGTGGTAGAACAAGCTTCCCTCTCTTCACCGACCGTGCGGTATCTTCCCTCCAGAGCCCGACGCCTGAAGGGATGGTTCCAGTTCGACGAGACTGGACGGGCCAAACGACCAGGACTGCGTACAGACCGATTCGGAGGGGACAGGTGTCAACGCAACGAAACTAAACCAGCCACGTGAAGTAGTCTGCCGAGGGAGCTTCAATTTAGAAACTCGAGATATCCTTTCTACAGACTTCGAGTTACACATAGTTACCACTTCAATTTGGGGGATGGATTTCGATATTCGAACTACTTTTATACCCTGTCTTCATGGGGGCTATAATGGCCAACCCCCCAATCGGGCTAGAAGTCACTTGCCCCGAGTGTGGGTCAGATGCCGTCGCTATAGTCCCGAGAGAGAGCACGATTATCGAACGGGAAGATGAGGCCGATGGAAAGGTCTGGGTCAACTGTCGACCTTGTGATTCCAAATTCATCGTCTTCTACCGAACCGAGGAATAGCACCCCTGTTCCGACCGACTCGGTAGTGGTATGGACCGATCGTGATGAGACGAATCAGCCGAACGACTAGGCTGGCCCAGTAGCCGCTCGAAGTCGAGCTCCGCTGACGCATCGCCCCCCGTCCGTTCAGTCCTCTGTGAGAAATCGAATCTCGTCCTCGTAGATCCGGACGATGATATCCGAGCCGGAATCGAGGTCGAACGCCCCGATATCGAAGCTAGTATCCTCTACGCGGTCCTTCCTGGCGACCTTGAGAGTATAGTCACCCGGTTCGTCGATGCCCGTCTCGAACCCCGTGAACTCGCTCGGTCTAATGGTCGCCTGGTCTTCGAGGAGTGCGGTATCCCCGGAGGTCAGTTCTACAGTGACCGTGATGGGCCGGGAGATCTCGTTGTGGACGACGACGTGGATGGCTTGGGCCGCTGGGTTCGGGTCGGGCGAGTCTGTCGGCGTCCCCGTAGTCGTTCCGTCGATACTGCTACACCCGGCGAGTCCGATACCGACTCCAGTGGCGACGTGGAGGAGCGTTCGTCTCTGGAGGGCCATGATCTGCGAATCGATGAAACGGCGTAAACTCTTTCTGGGTACTCAGTTCATCAATGGCCACCAGAAATTGCCTCGTCTACCTCCTGTATCGACCGACACGAGTGTGGATGGGTCCAGGGACGAGAGACTGCATCAGTTGTGTGAACCTGCTCGTGGGTCAGACACGGACTGACGGGTCGATGCCGGATGGTCCAGACAGGCCTCTAACCCAGGCCCGCGTGCGTTGCAGAGGGGCATACGGCGGTGGAATCAGAACCAATATAAGTCCCCACTGCTCAACAAGAGATGCAGCAAGAGACCACGTGTGCGTGGGTAGCC includes:
- the priS gene encoding DNA primase small subunit PriS, with amino-acid sequence MDGRTREYLKGRFGDHYRRTAPSPPPAANEREWGYITWSSGGTTMVRHHSYLDLVGGGDLGDFLAGERPRHVYFSAGRYDDPGAGTMGQKGWRGSDLVFDLDADHLPGVDPEADSYAEMLRECKGALLRLLDLLESDFDFDDMTVVFSGGRGYHVHVRDPGVQGLSRTARREIVDYLLGQDLEFEDIVATEAVAGSAGRSSPAQKRTLPDGGWAGRTRERLDAFVEELLAVDESEAVERLREFDGIGEGKATAALNAARNNRRELDRGNVDVHPAVYSIARHLFAEVLDDETAPIDEPVTTDINRLIRLPGSLHGGTGLAVQHIDRAAVDDFDPLVDAVPETFRNNDIAVYVREETTVELGGESFRLTEGVESVPEYAGVFAMARGHATKAGE
- a CDS encoding GNAT family N-acetyltransferase; its protein translation is MSVTIDSREIGTGDDEFVGQAWELKEQIRRSEGVLKQRRGFFTDAYRRSRVYALFEPGFDEESLVGFAATRRDGYILFLAVAPDYRGEGLGKRLVAMVADDHSSVTCHARATNDDALSFYEHLGFEVERRVDNYYEDNGDAYYLRLGDGGLASRLSKFMPGN
- a CDS encoding DUF7127 family protein; the protein is MTEYTQSVRGDSDALVRRYEYDDEALFVADFGHAEGTVDLVDGTAIVVVGDEQYEFDVPATASRGIMNNGIVTVEVER
- a CDS encoding M48 family metalloprotease; the encoded protein is MRHTGLKVRMVVAMGILFGFYALVASLFAPLVGIPVVVAGSVLFVGVQYVVGKKLALRSVGAESLSREERPEIHERVEELSAAMGIEKPALKVGRMGVPNAFAIGRRGAGTVVLSETMLAMVDEGHMSMDELEGVLAHELAHVKNRDVVLMLLGQSVASIVALTVFFVVRLVTDDIPLVGFVVAYLASIVTQMLVMVFVLAISRYREYVADEDAAEYTGDPEALASALSLIAEVGSHREAADVEGSTAAMCIFGGKRGLLSAIFATHPPMEKRIQRLADLA
- a CDS encoding archease gives rise to the protein MSFVLREHTADVAVEATADTLAETFAAVAEGLTAAHCEAVPPDVGERFELTVTAESREALLFDYLDELVYERDVRSVLPADHEVVIRGDGDGGTVEATARGVPFEAVDAREIKAVTYSEMELVETRSGWRAYVVFDV
- a CDS encoding DUF502 domain-containing protein codes for the protein MPSAPADLEAAEELVADRPDPKEVVWRSLVKGVAILLPLVVTLFVVSFVLGFVFEQLAPLVGAVVGTGVTDSEALVTAITLALFLGIVLAIGFAAEFTPGDHHLNDQFDEFMASIPGIGSVYTSFNEMTELLLDSDTDSFQDVKLVEYPGEDSYVVAFKTAETPEVIARDTGNDDMITLFMPMAPNPVMGGFVIHVSRERVVDVDLTVEEGIRSIVTSGVAIGHDEETMTDVSEDRLRNLGNLDDHATVARVDGTPAPNPGAEPTDEREADAETESESGTAPDDGRDGGRR
- a CDS encoding alpha/beta fold hydrolase, translating into METVTHYGRTTAYRATDFGDGPTVCYVHGAGGSHDVWVEQYGDREGPPAVALDLSGHGDSDDVDAEAGAATLDAYADDVVAVCEATGASVLCGNSMGGAVSLWVALERDLDVEALVLADTGAKLGVEDGFLESLDRNFESAVASLQVPDTLFHEPDDDLVEVSKRGLLETGRSVTLRDFRTCNAFDVRERLGEIDAPALALCGEHDPMTPPRFHEYLAAELPDCEYVEIDDAAHMPMLERPDVFNDAVRSFLL